A stretch of Triticum aestivum cultivar Chinese Spring chromosome 1D, IWGSC CS RefSeq v2.1, whole genome shotgun sequence DNA encodes these proteins:
- the LOC123171355 gene encoding peroxidase 2-like, which yields MAAASLKLSVALACVLLLSSAACHGLEVGYYKKTCPRVEAIVRDEVKKFVYKNAGMGAGLIRMFFHDCFVQGCDGSVLLDPTPTNPQPEKLSPPNFPSLRGFEVIDAAKDAVEKACPGVVSCADIVAFAGRDAAYFLSKMKVKINMPAGRLDGRVSNSTEALDNLPPPFFNLDQLVASFAAKGLSAEDMVVLSGAHTIGVSHCSSFVSDRIAVTSDIDGGFANFLRRRCPANPSTANDPTVNQDVVTPNALDNQYYKNVLAHKVLFTSDAALLTTPATTQMVRDSANIPGQWEAKFNKAMIKMGAIDVKTGKQGEIRRKCRVVNH from the coding sequence ATGGCCGCAGCTTCCCTTAAGCTTTCTGTTGCGCTGGCATGCGTACTGCTGCTGTCGTCGGCGGCGTGCCATGGCCTGGAGGTGGGTTACTACAAGAAGACATGCCCCCGCGTGGAGGCCATCGTGAGGGACGAGGTGAAGAAGTTCGTCTACAAGAACGCCGGCATGGGCGCCGGCCTCATCCGCATGttcttccacgactgcttcgtccaGGGATGTGATGGCTCCGTCCTCCTCGACCCGACGCCGACCAACCCGCAGCCAGAGAAGCTGAGCCCTCCCAACTTCCCCAGCCTGCGCGGCTTCGAGGTGATCGACGCGGCCAAGGACGCCGTCGAGAAGGCGTGCCCTGGAGTGGTCTCGTGCGCCGACATCGTCGCCTTCGCCGGCCGCGACGCAGCCTACTTCCTTAGCAAGATGAAGGTCAAGATCAACATGCCGGCTGGCCGCCTCGACGGCCGCGTTTCCAATTCCACGGAGGCCCTCGACAACCTGCCGCCACCATTCTTCAACCTCGACCAGCTCGTCGCCAGCTTCGCCGCTAAGGGCCTCAGCGCCGAGGACATGGTTGTGCTCTCCGGCGCCCACACCATCGGGGTCTCCCACTGCTCGTCCTTCGTCTCCGACCGCATCGCCGTCACCTCCGACATCGACGGTGGCTTCGCCAACTTCCTGAGGAGGAGGTGCCCCGCCAACCCGAGCACGGCCAACGACCCCACGGTGAACCAAGACGTGGTGACCCCCAACGCTCTCGATAACCAGTACTACAAGAACGTCCTCGCGCACAAGGTGCTGTTCACATCGGACGCCGCCCTTCttacgacgccggcgacgacgcaGATGGTGCGCGACAGTGCCAACATCCCCGGGCAGTGGGAGGCCAAGTTTAACAAGGCCATGATCAAGATGGGAGCGATCGATGTGAAGACCGGCAAGCAAGGCGAAATCAGGAGGAAGTGCAGGGTCGTCAACCACTGA